From Amphiura filiformis chromosome 20, Afil_fr2py, whole genome shotgun sequence, a single genomic window includes:
- the LOC140142949 gene encoding uncharacterized protein — protein sequence MASNKSSYAENESKGTSSNDEKKRKSLATAYMVWFPLGIFGLHRMYLDHWFMGFLYMFTLGLYCGIGWIVDGFCLPNVVKETNAWAEEESRVHRPYSKSFYLINLNNMASNKSSSYAENGTSGNHLCEQKNKSLAMAYIFWFPLGIFGLHRMYLDHWFMGIVYMCTLGYFGIGWIVDGFCLPSIVKETNAGSEYEARCSGCSEAGLRYQPMLRSRTLRDAWILTLNPLGIIGIQHQYLGRPWYRLAYQLTAGLFLVGWVSDIFRMSTLVNQANAEIELLRSGTSMTEMKRQDIWDCKTIEAYIFGIPCGIFGMHHFYLGRYKYGFLYLFTLGLCFIGVIVDVVRMPTLVERANQERKGSVQ from the exons atggcATCAAATAAATCATCGTACgctgaaaatgaaagcaagggCACATCATCGAATGATGAGAAGAAGAGGAAGAGTCTAGCCACAGCTTACATGGTATGGTTTCCTTTAGGCATATTTGGTCTTCACCGTATGTACTTGGACCACTGGTTTATGGGGTTTTTGTACATGTTTACTCTCGGTTTATATTGCGGAATTGGCTGGATTGTTGATGGCTTCTGCTTGCCAAATGTTGTTAAGGAAACCAATGCGTGGGCGGAGGAGGAGAGTCGAGTGCATCG ACCGTATTCTAAATCATTTTATCTCATCAATTTAAACAACATGGCATCAAATAAATCATCATCGTATGCTGAAAATGGAACCAGTGGCAATCATCTTTGTGAACAGAAAAATAAAAGTCTCGCCATGGCTTACATATTCTGGTTTCCTCTGGGCATTTTTGGTCTTCACCGTATGTACTTGGACCACTGGTTTATGGGGATTGTGTACATGTGTACGTTAGGTTATTTTGGAATCGGCTGGATTGTTGACGGCTTCTGTTTACCAAGTATTGTTAAGGAAACCAATGCGGGGTCTGAGTACGAGGCACGTTGTAGCGGGTGTAGTGAAGCAGGCTTGAGATACCAGCCTATGTTACGTTCGCGTACACTCCGGGATGCATGGATACTCACTTTAAATCCATTAGGAATTATTG GTATTCAACACCAGTACCTTGGTAGGCCTTGGTATCGCCTTGCTTACCAGTTAACCGCAGGTCTATTCCTAGTTGGTTGGGTATCAGACATCTTTCGCATGTCAACTCTTGTCAATCAAGCAAATGCAGAAATCGAGCTTCTCCGCAGTGGAACTTCAATGACAGAAATGAAACGTCAGGATATATGGGACTGCAAAACGATTGAGGCGTACATTTTTGGCATTCCCTGTGgcatttttggcatgcatcatTTTTATCTTGGTCGGTATAAATATGGGTTCCTCTATTTATTTACCTTAGGGTTATGCTTCATCGGAGTGATAGTGGACGTAGTGCGCATGCCAACTCTTGTTGAGCGTGCAAATCAAGAACGCAAAGGCTCAGTTCAGTAA
- the LOC140142880 gene encoding uncharacterized protein translates to MASNKSSYAENESKGTSSNDEKKKSLATAYMLWFPLGIFGLHRMYLDNWFMGFLYMFTLGYCGIGWIVDGFCLPNIVKETNAWAEDEICCSDGEAGCRYQNLRLRSLRDTRILILNPLGIIGIQHQYLGRPWYRLAYNLTAGIFLVGWVSDIFRISTLVNQANAEIELLRSGVSIAEMKRQDIWDCKTIEAYIFGIPCGIFGMHHFYLCRYKYGFLYLFTFGLLFIGVIVDLVRMPTLVERANQERKAEGSVQ, encoded by the exons atggCATCAAATAAATCATCGTACgctgaaaatgaaagcaagggCACATCATCGAATGATGAGAAGAAGAAAAGTCTAGCCACAGCTTACATGTTATGGTTTCCTTTAGGCATTTTTGGTCTTCATCGTATGTACTTGGACAACTGGTTTATGGGGTTTCTGTACATGTTTACTCTCGGTTATTGCGGAATTGGCTGGATTGTTGATGGCTTCTGCTTGCCAAATATTGTTAAGGAAACCAATGCGTGGGCGGAGGACGAGATATGTTGCTCGGACGGCGAAGCAGGCTGTAGATACCAGAATCTACGTTTGCGTTCACTCCGGGATACAAGGATACTGATTCTCAATCCATTGGGAATTATTG GTATTCAACACCAGTACCTTGGTAGGCCTTGGTATCGCCTTGCTTACAACTTAACCGCAGGTATATTCCTAGTTGGTTGGGTATCAGACATCTTTCGCATTTCAACTCTTGTCAATCAAGCAAATGCAGAAATCGAGCTTCTCCGCAGCGGAGTTTCAATTGCAGAAATGAAACGTCAGGATATTTGGGACTGCAAGACGATTGAGGCGTACATTTTTGGCATTCCCTGTGGGATTTTTGGCATGCATCATTTTTATCTTTGCCGGTATAAATATGGGTTCCTCTATTTATTCACCTTCGGGTTATTATTCATCGGAGTAATAGTGGACCTGGTGCGCATGCCAACTCTTGTTGAGCGTGCAAATCAAGAACGTAAAGCTGAAGGCTCAGTTCAGTAA
- the LOC140142477 gene encoding uncharacterized protein gives MKGSTEDCPDVVITTPVDPPPATSPQARNAPKPPKLKSVGDAYVLGISPLGILGIHHFYLGSVGLGLAYFFTLGCGGIGWITDWFRMPMLVKDANRKIERKWKMDNEETAFKDADAVRYELDTKRLSDCYVLGFPPAGLLGFHHFYLRRPGWGILYFLTLGLFGCGMIMDLFRMSVLHKRYKTKLKLKAEGKDDGYPEERHLDDAYALGFPLGLLGFHHFYLKRPCWGMLYLFTFGMLGIGFLIDLCRMKSLVDDANRRIRAKAEQQKLVHGQNGQGSAINTTSQDTTTYTTPPSNQQANHANGPPGAPESYQAPYSYPYPNSMPPVPGQQPYPAPPPPQAGEGHPMGAPPPYTAYPDMASAMPDPDGIPVEKAGMSGPEVATDANDRPPSQVVEEKKD, from the exons ATGAAAGGTTCTACCGAAGACTGTCCTGATGTGGTTATAACAACTCCAGTGGACCCTCCTCCGGCAACATCACCACAAGCAAGAAACGCGCCTAAACCACCAAAACTGAAATCAGTCGGAGATGCCTATGTCCTCGGTATCAGTCCCCTCGGCATCCTCGGTATTCATCATTTCTATCTCGGCTCGGTAGGATTGGGACTCGCTTACTTTTTTACTTTAGGATGTGGCGGTATTGGATGGATAACGGATTGGTTTCGGATGCCGATGCTTGTTAAAGATGCGAATAGGAAGATCGAGAGGAAATGGAAGATGGACAATGAGGAGACGGCATTCAAAGATGCGGATGCTGTTAGATACGAACTGGATACGAAGAGATTATCGGATTGTTATGTCTTGGGTTTCCCCCCGGCAGGATTATTGG GTTTCCACCACTTCTATCTCCGAAGACCCGGCTGGGGTATACTCTACTTCCTAACTTTAGGTCTCTTTGGTTGTGGCATGATCATGGACCTGTTTCGCATGTCTGTCCTTCACAAACGCTACAAGACCAAATTGAAACTGAAAGCTGAAGGGAAAGACGACGGGTATCCTGAAGAGCGACATCTGGACGATGCCTACGCGCTTGGTTTCCCTCTGGGCTTGCTCGGTTTCCACCACTTCTACCTAAAACGTCCTTGCTGGGGAATGCTGTATTTGTTCACATTCGGAATGCTCGGAATTGGATTTCTGATCGATCTTTGCAGAATGAAATCTCTTGTTGATGATGCTAATAGACGTATTAGAGCAAAAGCAGAACAACAGAAATTAGTTCATGGACAAAATGGACAAGGGAGCGCGATTAATACAACGAGCCAGGATACGACAACCTACACAACTCCGCCTTCTAATCAGCaagctaatcatgctaatggacCTCCAGGTGCACCAGAGTCTTACCAAGCTCCGTATAGTTATCCCTATCCAAACTCAATGCCACCTGTTCCTGGACAGCAACCTTACCCGGCACCTCCACCCCCACAGGCAGGGGAGGGTCATCCCATGGGAGCCCCTCCTCCATACACAGCATACCCTGATATGGCAAGCGCTATGCCTGATCCAGATGGGATACCGGTTGAGAAGGCAGGCATGAGTGGTCCCGAAGTTGCAACTGATGCAAACGATCGTCCGCCTTCACAGGTTGTTGAAGAGAAAAAAGATTAA